A genome region from Penicillium psychrofluorescens genome assembly, chromosome: 3 includes the following:
- a CDS encoding uncharacterized protein (ID:PFLUO_004742-T1.cds;~source:funannotate): MSFPPPPGLTQTPSSLPARPPPSSNSSSGHGGSSRPSGYSAFTAFAPRSVASSSQPQRTSSPAISAPPVSSAGYVAPAPSYGNYYQQAQPPQSYQSGPSYYGGQPQYNDNTYGPTVPHIQNPFGPTPTGKNGYDPETEAQIAQWQSAYANPNDDSASRGAARVQPATSTGATPSSGTGAGTPLPQPESQKTVSRTGGGQSWNDSTLLEWDPAHFRLFVGNLAGEVTDESLMKAFVRYTSVQKARVIREKRTQKSKGYGFVSFSDGDDYFKAGREMQGKYIGSHPVLLRRATTEVKPASSTKSGKKGGGGGGGRGGPSGKTKNDGIKKSGKTKGGLKILG; encoded by the coding sequence ATGTCCTttccaccacctccaggTCTCACACAGACGCCCTCGTCACTCCCTGCGCGCCCGCCCCCATCCTCCAACTCGTCTTCAGGTCATGGCGGGTCCTCGCGCCCCTCGGGCTATAGCGCCTTCACAGCATTCGCGCCACGCTCCGTAGCCTCCTCCAGCCAGCCGCAGCGCACCAGCAGCCCTGCGATCTCAGCTCCGCCAGTTTCCTCAGCAGGGTATGTGGCGCCGGCACCGAGCTACGGGAATTACTATCAACAAGCGCAACCGCCGCAAAGCTACCAAAGCGGTCCTTCCTACTATGGAGGACAACCCCAGTACAATGACAACACATACGGCCCGACCGTCCCACATATTCAGAACCCCTTCGGCCCCACGCCAACTGGAAAGAATGGCTACGACCCCGAGACCGAAGCCCAGATCGCCCAATGGCAGAGTGCCTATGCCAATCCCAATGACGACTCCGCGAGCCGAGGCGCCGCTCGAGTCCAACCCGCTACCAGCACGGGCGCCACACCCTCTAGTGGGACTGGCGCAGGTACGCCTCTCCCGCAGCCAGAGTCGCAGAAGACCGTCTCTCGGACTGGCGGTGGTCAATCATGGAACGACTCGACGCTGCTAGAATGGGACCCAGCGCATTTCCGTCTGTTTGTGGGGAATCTCGCAGGTGAAGTCACCGATGAGTCGTTAATGAAGGCATTCGTGCGGTACACCTCCGTCCAGAAAGCGCGCGTCATCCGTGAGAAGCGCACGCAGAAGAGCAAAGGGTATGGATTTGTGAGCTTCAGTGATGGCGACGACTACTTCAAGGCTGGGCGTGAGATGCAGGGCAAATACATCGGGTCTCACCCGGTTCTCCTGCGACGCGCGACCACAGAAGTCAAGCCGGCGTCGAGCACTAAGAGTGGCAAGAAGGGaggtggcggtggtggtggacgtGGTGGACCGTCgggcaagaccaagaacGACGGAATTAAGAAGTCCGGCAAGACGAAGGGCGGCTTGAAGATTCTGGGTTAA
- a CDS encoding uncharacterized protein (ID:PFLUO_004744-T1.cds;~source:funannotate), whose amino-acid sequence MAENKRQSVGVKPPTQGSASPSANDMAADMVPLEAALSGAIGARVRLTTASPTVSTLEGTLFTACPITNLVAINVSPPSPAADAKQAQSGDYHVVPVSRIQSFQILSLPSSTSSEPSSFTDAQPTIQALDPRALKAREAKAIGEAHDREARRGKGVTREAQDIFDAFSRTMPARWNGSNIIVADAVTISSPYRVDDCRPLVEGDTAALARVRKVLEMERKKIELRNASAAIGSAGAFARNAGPAQTAAATGVVSGDQRKGG is encoded by the exons ATGGCAGAGAATAAACGCCAGAGCGTCGGAGTGAAGCCGCCCACACAGGGATCCGCCAGCCCATCGGCGAACGACATGGCCGCGGACATGGTGCCCTTGGAGGCTGCACTGAGCGGCGCGATCGGTGCCCG CGTCCGGCTCACCACCGCATCGCCCACCGTGTCCACCCTCGAAGGGACACTCTTCACAGCATGTCCGATCACCAACCTCGTCGCGATCAACGTCTCCCCACCCTCCCCCGCCGCAGACGCCAAGCAAGCCCAGAGCGGCGACTACCACGTCGTCCCCGTGTCGCGCATCCAATCCTTCCAGATCTTGTCTCTCCCCTCATCCACCTCCTCCGAACCATCTTCCTTCACCGACGCCCAGCCCACCATCCAGGCCCTCGATCCCCGTGCCCTGAAGGCCCGCGAGGCAAAGGCCATTGGCGAGGCGCACGACCGCGAGGCCCGTCGCGGCAAGGGCGTCACCCGCGAAGCGCAGGATATTTTCGATGCTTTCAGCCGCACCATGCCTGCGCGCTGGAACGGGTCGAATATTATCGTCGCTGATGCTGTCACTATCTCCTCGCCCTACCGCGTCGATGATTGTCGGCCCTTGGTGGAGGGTGATACTGCGGCGCTGGCCCGCGTGCGCAAGGTG CTTGAAATGGAGCGCAAAAAGATTGAACTCCGCAATGCGAGCGCTGCCATTGGCTCCGCCGGTGCCTTCGCCCGCAACGCTGGCCCGGCCCAGACCGCCGCTGCTACCGGTGTTGTTTCGGGCGACCAGCGCAAGGGCGGATAG
- a CDS encoding uncharacterized protein (ID:PFLUO_004740-T1.cds;~source:funannotate), with translation MKLTNQSEVPVYTISGSNTARPLPEWLARRRKRSLKDDPEYANRVELLQDFEFEEASQCIRASEDGEWVMSTGTYKPQIHTHYLPQLSLSWARHTVALNTTFRLLSSDYSKSLHLQSDRSLEFHTPSGCHYTTRLPRYGRDLLYDRQSTEALVPAVGVNADGMGEVFRLNLELGRYMRSFEVDVGGDDFTSSGGGALQGGINTGAVNTGAIAEDSHGLLAFGTTVGTVELWDSRAKGRAGVLLPPTQVGPEDARSEITALEFQRSGLTLGTGSSNGLIHLYDLRSPIPLLKKDQGYGFPIHTLTFLQSSSATRDATMEPKILSADKRIIKIWDPRDGTPWTSVEPAVDINSVAWCKDSGMILTANEGRQQHSFFIPQLGPAPKWCSFLDNLVEEMAEDPNDPNAFTSTQAGAVYDNFKFLTVPQLRTLNLEHLIGRTNLLRPYMHGYFVAQRLYEEARLITNPYIWEEERAKRVKEKIDKERESRIRGKKKAAVKVNKKLAEKLLNAEEKNERRRAKRVLERGGDEEMVEAPTATPSEASGVLGDTRFTKLFEDEDFAVDENSFEFRLINPSTGPETAERKERGLTAVEQEAVDDVPNSSSDGSDSESEQEKPVKAKSSGKISSADYKRTKRPPPRMQVSSSTNASSARDRSFGSRAQNMKSKQKPSRRGGVVGEQEMVFAPQSKKRNTEPAVQYDKNTSFRAKERRSASGNTFRKM, from the exons ATGAAGCTGACCAACCAGTCTGAGGTCCCGGTGTATACCATCTCGGGCTCCAACACTGCGCGCCCGTTGCCCGAATGGCttgctcggcggcgaaagCGCAGTTTGAAGGATGATCCCGAATATGCGAATCGCGTTGAGCTGCTCCAGGATTTTGAATTCGAAGAAGCCAGCCAATGTATTCGGGCTAGCGAAGACGGAGAATGGGTGATGAGCACAG GAACATACAAGCCGCAAATTCATACCCACTACCTGCCCCAGCTGTCGCTGTCCTGGGCACGACATACAGTTGCCCTTAATACAACCTTCCGATTGCTCTCGTCCGATTACTCCAAGTCTCTTCACCTCCAGTCTGACCGGTCTCTCGAATTCCACACCCCATCAGGATGCCACTACACCACAAGGCTCCCAAGGTACGGGCGGGATCTGTTATATGATCGCCAGTCCACCGAGGCATTGGTGCCCGCGGTAGGAGTCAACGCTGATGGTATGGGAGAGGTTTTCCGATTGAACCTGGAGCTCGGGCGATACATGCGCAGTTTCGAGGTAGATGTGGGCGGTGACGACTTTACATCCTCCGGCGGAGGTGCCTTGCAGGGCGGTATCAACACTGGTGCGGTCAATACAGGCGCTATTGCGGAAGATAGCCACGGATTGTTGGCCTTTGGTACAACAGTCGGGACTGTGGAGCTTTGGGATTCCAGAGCCAAGGGCCGCGCGGGTgtgctgctgccgccgactCAGGTTGGACCAGAGGATGCCCGCTCAGAGATCACTGCCTTGGAGTTTCAGCGCTCTGGGCTTACCCTGGGCACTGGCTCGTCGAACGGCCTGATTCACCTCTACGATCTTCGGTCGCCTATCCCTCTCCTAAAGAAGGACCAAGGATATGGCTTCCCAATTCACACCCTGACGTTCCTTCAGTCATCTTCTGCGACGCGGGATGCCACGATGGAGCCCAAGATACTTTCTGCCGATAAGCGCATTATCAAAATCTGGGATCCGCGCGACGGCACTCCGTGGACCTCCGTCGAGCCAGCCGTGGATATCAACTCTGTGGCCTGGTGCAAAGACAGCGGCATGATCCTGACGGCAAACGAAGGACGGCAGCAACATTCGTTCTTCATTCCGCAATTGGGGCCTGCACCGAAATGGTGCTCCTTCTTGGACAACCTCGTCGAagagatggccgaggatcCGAACGACCCCAATGCCTTCACCAGTACCCAGGCTGGCGCTGTTTATGACAATTTCAAGTTCTTGACTGTGCCCCAGCTTCGGACCCTGAACCTGGAACATCTCATTGGCCGGACGAACCTCCTGCGGCCTTATATGCATGGTTACTTTGTGGCCCAGCGACTGTACGAGGAGGCCAGATTGATTACCAACCCTTACATCTGGGAGGAAGAACGCGCCAAGAgggtgaaggagaagatcgacaaGGAACGCGAGAGTCGCATCCgtggcaagaagaaggctgctgtCAAGGTGAACAAGAAGCTCGCCGAGAAGCTGCTGAAcgcagaggagaagaatgagCGTCGGCGGGCCAAGCGCGTGCTCGAGCgtggtggtgacgaggagatggtcgaggccCCGACTGCTACTCCTTCCGAGGCAAGTGGCGTGCTGGGCGACACCCGTTTCACCAAGCTGTTCGAAGATGAAGACTTTGCTGTTGACGAGAACTCGTTTGAGTTCCGGCTCATAAACCCCAGCACTGGCCCCGAAACCGCCGAGCGAAAGGAGCGTGGTCTAACCGCTGTCGAGCAAGAGGCTGTGGACGACGTGCCCAATTCAAGCTCTGACGGCTCCGACTCGGAGAGCGAGCAGGAGAAACCCGTCAAAGCTAAATCTTCCGGCaagatctcctcggccgacTACAAGCGGACGAAGCGGCCTCCGCCTCGCATGCaggtctcttcttctaccaACGCCAGTTCAGCACGGGACAGGTCATTTGGTTCGCGCGCCCAGAACATGAAATCGAAACAGAAACCTTCGCGACGCGGTGGCGTTGTTGGCGAGCAGGAAATGGTCTTTGCTCCTCAGTCCAAGAAGCGCAATACGGAGCCTGCCGTCCAGTATGACAAAAATACAAGCTTCCGTGCCAAGGAGCGGCGCAGTGCTTCAGGGAATACTTTCCGGAAGATGTAA
- a CDS encoding uncharacterized protein (ID:PFLUO_004741-T1.cds;~source:funannotate), whose amino-acid sequence MEFPGSANTNVHLIDGFSHIYWRIYTEEPGIANQPSETPANGYTILKHLGRLKDLETRLRSFNCLASCPRRLGLWVFSPTHNFESLGPLYIKEGGEESTKISVDASTLRVSASGSITSLDLIKGLSSDTQSHHATPLAGAQRSQQGQGSSRRTDGYNSSAAIYASFISAITGALSFQLIRHHGALPLGARTFFTAVEKLGYENPRIDNDSILSASCLTTLNIQLTASGKLTVSTQTISQIGVTRLCSPRDDIADILNILPGTDLWLCPSGTIARLVTANVETPMVSSPGLSTTGNGNTAAKRRQWKLDVVLWLANFGLSVDSIDEEAWVEIEVWEPFFARLAGEVWKQNEESQSALPLKRMLWPARFCFKRTNSSTSTSGTRRLPTLDDPLEFAERWLTKEISLKPAHSTQNISGPDDMQSKDHEMSSPRADIPENVESLSRIAQYPDLQNANLVYPTPPDGATTIGLQHANPSEAYTEDVELGDASNSTKKMSANVLSPEAGQDTDLIVGSGLYDADDDEDLFGEMGGKDFGSKGITDADFSFFDDPGLDDMDDAVPMEDAQKPSEDLPETSNPKPDGIVDETAPMDVSETQADAETDQHACRAEPMTLQSADEPVNLEERAESPGDKTGQTISPPLSPVEIKKILFPGSETEDLPRDSRGQGHYQPVAFEKKIGDWEQKYGTSGKFWFSSGGASVESSNAANSIPTIGIPHRGKKTMGSISSDKASPPELMGGRVRSDSVSSSDSSDDSYEMVSEYAPTPMALPSSLKRKRAPSDLEILSAASPEKSLPEGGMPYKAENSAFLGNFFSNFSDWSLTGYFSALRTKQAPVLLHREEQIQIAQLLVDQITQSSLNYPLDGRTGLFDFESEGLPIEPYFEETASLGEIARIELKEYASLQDDLLTPHPHSHHKETGKGSIAKVLTPHVRVRRGKEYLEALPPVVSFWETFGLEPAHGPKDISAYCIHPHIASKAADSFLRRLGVLYQSCSLGTHARGDISSAFEDGMGTWGLESSSASSYTSMMRTLGTMCDELGTALSQIADEERNCVVYIINPFNHATALADICAAFWKLLQTSVTDADSPRSRQINEPVLQVIPMDFVMSGDSMVVPSQTEYMNLALEIYSRCSPKDTSSGPLLCSPPILLADSIPKSIHFQLASERGSPLQDGRILHIAYSKSLDQRWVSVAWSDSSGSSQKSMSYCLRYKNTGVARTVSEVRNEIWAMTTHIMDKAQARWKVILVNTEPVDADEVEAWTNLAEQHNKTHPGSLDLTILTVTTTPDLVLEPPPSSMSMNVFQPQSSSTPVTTPLPSASIASPEQSGTAATPSAAYNAPTPTDTSPETDSEAVLADICDESWMVVLSHRLNSSPHLTEFRPALASGYLLRRKGATDGDGVFSMTVNLIYIQQPSSSSHEGLLKETMGMYRDLASLARAKGIRSVQGNIMPWHIATALRAQELLSYVF is encoded by the exons ATGGAATTTCCCGGGAGCGCAAACACCAATGTTCATCTCATT GATGGGTTCTCCCACATCTACTGGAGAATATACACGGAAGAGCCAGGCATCGCCAACCAGCCTTCCGAGACCCCGGCCAATGGTTACACTATTCTGAAGCATCTAGGTCGCCTAAAAGATCTCGAAACTCGACTGCGGAGTTTCAATTGTCTAGCGTCATGTCCAAGGCGGCTTGGGCTTTGGGTTTTCTCTCCGACTCACAATTTTGAGAGTCTGGGCCCCCTGTACATCAAAGAAGGGGGTGAAGAATCCACCAAAATCTCTGTTGATGCTTCCACTTTACGAG TCTCTGCCTCTGGGAGTATAACGTCGCTGGATTTGATCAAAGGTCTCTCCTCAGACACGCAGAGCCATCATGCTACCCCGCTTGCAGGTGCTCAAAGGTCTCAGCAAGGCCAGGGCTCCTCTCGGCGAACAGACGGCTACAATAGTTCTGCCGCAATTTATGCCTCTTTTATCTCCGCTATCACTGGCGCACTCAGCTTTCAGCTAATTCGCCACCACGGTGCTTTGCCCCTTGGGGCTCGCACCTTCTTTACCGCCGTGGAGAAGCTCGGTTACGAAAACCCCCGGATTGACAACGATAGTATTTTGTCGGCCTCTTGCTTGACAACTCTCAATATCCAATTGACCGCGTCTGGGAAATTGACTGTTTCCACACAAACGATCTCTCAGATTGGCGTCACCCGTCTGTGCAGCCCCCGTGACGACATAGCAGACATTCTCAACATTCTACCAGGGACGGATCTTTGGTTATGTCCTTCCGGAACCATTGCCAGACTGGTCACGGCCAATGTCGAGACACCCATGGTATCTTCTCCAGGCCTTTCGACTACGGGGAATGGAAACACTGCGGCAAAACGACGACAGTGGAAGCTTGATGTTGTTCTGTGGCTTGCAAATTTTGGCTTGTCAGTTGACTCTATCGATGAGGAAGCTTGGGTAGAGATCGAGGTTTGGGAGCCATTTTTTGCCAGACTGGCTGGAGAAGTCTGGAAACAAAACGAAGAATCTCAATCTGCACTGCCATTGAAGCGTATGTTGTGGCCCGCCAGATTCTGTTTCAAAAGGACGAATTCGTCAACGTCGACATCAGGCACTCGGCGCCTCCCCACTCTTGATGATCCCTTGGAGTTTGCAGAGCGATGGCTCACGAAAGAAATCTCTCTAAAGCCCGCTCACAGCACCCAAAACATCTCTGGCCCAGATGATATGCAGTCCAAGGACCACGAAATGTCATCTCCAAGGGCTGACATTCCAGAAAATGTGGAAAGCCTGTCTCGAATTGCGCAATATCCTGATCTGCAAAACGCAAATCTCGTGTATCCCACACCACCAGATGGGGCCACCACTATCGGACTGCAGCACGCCAATCCATCCGAAGCTTATACTGAGGATGTCGAGCTCGGAGATGCATCAAATTCCACGAAGAAAATGTCGGCGAATGTACTATCGCCCGAAGCCGGCCAAGATACAGATCTCATTGTCGGCTCTGGCTTGTATGATGCagacgatgacgaggactTATTTGGAGAGATGGGTGGAAAAGATTTCGGATCGAAGGGGATCACTGATGCGGATTTTAGCTTCTTTGATGACCCAGGCCTCGACGATATGGATGATGCTGTGCCGATGGAAGATGCTCAGAAACCTTCGGAAGATCTTCCGGAGACGAGCAATCCTAAACCGGATGGAATAGTGGATGAAACAGCGCCCATGGATGTATCAGAAACTCAAGCAGACGCTGAAACTGACCAGCACGCTTGCCGTGCTGAACCAATGACTCTGCAATCCGCGGATGAGCCAGTGAATCTCGAGGAGCGGGCCGAATCGCCTGGAGATAAGACAGGTCAAACTATCAGCCCTCCTTTGAGTCCTGTGGAGATCAAGAAAATTTTGTTCCCGGGATCCGAAACTGAAGATCTCCCCAGGGATAGTCGCGGGCAAGGGCATTACCAACCCGTGGCTTTTGAGAAGAAAATCGGGGATTGGGAGCAAAAGTACGGGACGTCTGGCAAGTTCTGGTTCTCCTCTGGCGGAGCATCAGTCGAATCAAGTAATGCCGCCAATTCGATTCCAACCATCGGCATTCCTCATCGCGGCAAGAAAACAATGGGCTCCATTAGTAGCGACAAAGCCTCCCCGCCGGAGTTGATGGGTGGCCGTGTGCGATCGGATTCAGTATCAAGCAGTGACAGCAGTGATGACAGTTATGAGATGGTCTCTGAATACGCTCCGACTCCAATGGCGTTGCCATCCTCTCTGAAAAGAAAACGTGCTCCTTCGGATTTGGAAATTTTGTCTGCTGCATCCCCGGAGAAGTCTCTGCCGGAAGGAGGCATGCCGTATAAAGCAGAGAACTCTGCATTCCTGGGAAACTTCTTCTCTAACTTCTCTGATTGGTCTCTCACGGGATACTTTTCTGCTTTGCGAACCAAACAAGCTCCAGTCCTCCTGCATCGCGAAGAACAAATCCAGATTGCTCAGCTTTTGGTTGATCAAATCACCCAGTCATCTTTGAACTATCCTTTGGACGGACGGACAGGCCTTTTCGATTTTGAAAGTGAGGGTCTGCCTATAGAACCCTATTTCGAAGAAACAGCGTCCCTGGGAGAGATTGCAAGAATTGAACTGAAAGAATACGCATCCTTGCAAGATGATCTTCTTACGCCCCATCCACACTCGCACCATAAAGAAACAGGAAAGGGCTCTATTGCGAAGGTCTTGACGCCACATGTGCGTGTTCGTCGCGGCAAGGAATACCTGGAAGCTCTCCCTCCTGTGGTATCCTTTTGGGAGACATTCGGTCTGGAGCCCGCGCATGGGCCGAAGGATATCTCCGCGTACTGCATTCACCCTCATATTGCATCCAAAGCAGCAGATTCGTTCTTGAGGCGCTTGGGTGTTCTTTATCAAAGCTGCAGTCTTGGGACCCATGCTCGAGGGGATATTTCCAGCGCGTTCGAGGACGGAATGGGGACATGGGGCCTTGAATCATCTAGCGCTTCCAGCTATACGTCCATGATGCGGACCCTTGGCACCATGTGTGACGAACTTG GAACCGCACTTTCGCAGATTGCAGACGAAGAAAGGAACTGTGTCGTGTATATCATCAACCCATTCAACCACGCCACAGCGCTGGCCGATATTTGTGCAGCTTTTTGGAAACTTCTCCAGACTTCGGTCACTGATGCGGACAGCCCCAGATCTCGACAGATCAACGAACCTGTCCTTCAAGTGATACCCATGGATTTTGTCATGTCGGGTGACTCGATGGTTGTACCGTCTCAGACGGAGTATATGAATTTAGCTTTGGAGATTTACAGTCGGTGCTCGCCCAAAGACACCAGCTCAGGTCCTTTGCTTTGTTCTCCGCCAATCCTTCTTGCTGATTCTATCCCCAAATCCATTCATTTCCAGCTTGCCTCCGAGCGAGGATCGCCGCTCCAGGATGGTAGGATCCTTCATATCGCTTACTCCAAAAGCTTGGACCAGCGCTGGGTTTCGGTGGCCTGGTCAGATAGCTCTGGGTCTTCGCAAAAATCCATGTCCTACTGCCTGCGCTATAAGAATACCGGCGTTGCCAGGACGGTCTCGGAAGTGCGCAACGAAATATGGGCCATGACAACTCACATCATGGATAAGGCTCAGGCTCGATGGAAGGTGATTCTGGTGAACACCGAACCTGTGGATGCCGATGAGGTTGAAG CTTGGACAAACCTGGCTGAGCAGCATAACAAAACACACCCAGGTTCACTAGACTTAACAATCCTAACTGTCACCACCACTCCCGATCTGGTCCTCgagcctcctccttcatccaTGTCAATGAACGTCTTCCAGCCCCAATCCTCCTCTACCCCCGTCACAACCCCTCTTCCAAGTGCCAGTATCGCATCCCCTGAACAATCCGGCACAGCAGCAACCCCCAGCGCGGCATACAACGCCCCCACCCCAACCGACACCTCCCCCGAAACCGACTCCGAGGCCGTCCTCGCAGACATCTGCGATGAATCCTGGATGGTCGTCCTATCGCACCGCCTCAATAGCTCTCCACACCTCACCGAATTCCGCCCCGCGCTGGCAAGCGGCTATCTACTGCGTCGGAAGGGCGCTaccgacggcgatggcgtgTTTTCAATGACCGTTAACCTCATATATATCCAACaaccatcatcttcctcccacGAGGGTCTTCTGAAAGAGACTATGGGCATGTACCGTGACTTGGCGTCTCTGGCCCGTGCCAAAGGCATACGCAGTGTACAGGGTAATATTATGCCCTGGCATATCGCTACCGCTCTTCGTGCGCAAGAGCTATTGAGTTACGTTTTCTAA
- a CDS encoding uncharacterized protein (ID:PFLUO_004743-T1.cds;~source:funannotate), which yields MAEQAVARLAGIDVGAPAHPIPSADFGLIGLAVMGQNLILNAADNGFTVCAFNRTTSKVDRFLANEAKGKSIVGAHSVKELCSKLKRPRRVMLLVMAGQPVDDFIEALLPFLEDGDIIIDGGNSHYPDTNRRTKYLSGKGINFVGSGVSGGEEGARYGPSLMPGGNEAAWPHIKEIFQSIAAKSDGEPCCDWVGDEGAGHYVKMVHNGIEYGDMQLICEAYDILKRGLGLSCKEIGDVFAKWNTGVLDSFLIEITRDVLYYNDNDGTPLVEKILDKAGQKGTGKWTAINALDLGMPVTLIGEAVFARCLSSLKDERGRASKILGGPTPKFTGDKQTFIDDLEQALYASKIISYAQGFMLIQDAAKQYNWKLNKPSIALMWRGGCIIRSVFLKDITNAYRTNPELENLLFDDFFTKAIHKAQDGWRNVVSKSALWGIPLPAFTTALSFYDGYRTKDLPANLLQAQRDYFGAHTFRIKPECANDNFPEGKDIHVNWTGRGGDVSASTYVA from the exons atggctgagCAAGCTGT CGCCCGTCTCGCCGGCATCGATGTCGGCGCTCCGGCGCATCCTATCCCCAGTGCGGATTTCGGCCTCATCGGTCTGGCCGTCATGGGCCAGAACCTGATCCTCAATGCTGCCGACAACGGCTTCACCGTTTGCGCCTTCAACCGCACAACCTCCAAGGTCGACCGCTTTTTGGCCAACGAGGCCAAGG GCAAGTCCATTGTCGGTGCCCACTCCGTCAAGGAGCTGTGCTCCAAGCTCAAGCGCCCCCGCCGCGTCATGCTGCTGGTGATGGCTGGCCAGCCCGTCGATGACTTCATCGAGGCTCTCCTGCCCTTCCTAGAGGATggcgacatcatcatcgacggtGGTAACTCCCACTACCCCGACACCAACCGCCGCACCAAGTACCTGTCCGGGAAGGGCATCAACTTCGTCGGCAGTGGTGTCTCGGGTGGTGAGGAAGGTGCCCGCTATGGTCCCTCCCTCATGCCCGGTGGTAACGAGGCCGCCTGGCCCCACATCAAGGAAATCTTCCAGAGCATTGCGGCCAAGAGCGACGGCGAGCCCTGCTGCGACTGGGTCGGTGACGAGGGTGCCGGTCACTACGTTAAGATGGTCCACAACGGTATTGAGTACGGTGATATGCAGCTGATTTGCGAG GCCTACGATATCTTGAAGCGCGGCCTGGGTTTGTCCTGCAAGGAGATCGGCGATGTTTTCGCCAAGTGGAACACCGGTGTTCTGGACTCCTTCCTGATTGAGATCACCCGTGATGTCCTCTACTACAACGACAATGATGGCACCCCGCTCGTGGAGAAGATTCTCGACAAGGCTGGCCAGAAGGGTACCGGCAAATGGACTGCCATCAACGCTCTGGACCTGGGCATGCCCGTCACTCTGATCGGCGAGGCCGTCTTCGCCCGTTGCCTTTCGTCCCTCAAGGATGAGCGTGGCCGCGCCAGCAAGATCCTCGGTGGCCCTACCCCCAAGTTCACCGGCGACAAGCAGACTTTCATCGACGACCTGGAGCAGGCCCTGTACGCCTCGAAGATCATCTCCTACGCCCAGGGCTTCATGCTCATCCAGGAC GCCGCCAAGCAGTACAACTGGAAGCTGAACAAGCCCTCGATTGCCCTGATGTGGCGCGGTGGCTGCATTATCCGCTCCGTCTTCCTGAAGGACATCACCAACGCCTACCGCACCAACCCGGAGCTCGAGAACCTGCTGTTCGACGACTTCTTCACAAAGGCCATCCACAAGGCCCAGGACGGCTGGCGTAACGTGGTCAGCAAGTCCGCCCTTTGGGGTATCCCTCTGCCGGCCTTCACCACCGCTCTGAGCTTCTACGATGGCTATCGCACCAAGGACCTGCCCGCCAACCTGCTGCAGGCCCAGCGTGACTACTTCGGTGCCCACACCTTCCGCATCAAGCCCGAGTGCGCCAACGACAACTTCCCCGAGGGCAAGGACATTCACGTTAACTGGACCGGCCGTGGCGGTGATGTGTCAGCCTCGACCTATGTGGCATAA